From the Streptomyces pluripotens genome, one window contains:
- a CDS encoding bifunctional 3-(3-hydroxy-phenyl)propionate/3-hydroxycinnamic acid hydroxylase, whose protein sequence is MNAAPPPASQEAPADVLVVGFGPVGQVLSILLAQRGWQVTVVERWPRPYPMPRAVAFDADAARILDAAGVGPHLSTFGEPSEDYVVVDAAGRTLLRIGLGHDPAHRWPASTSMYQPGLEEALERRAQRIPNLRLLRGHEAVRLAARDTGADLTVRRAAGGPERVLRARWVVGCDGANSMVREAMGAELSDGDFALDWMACDVTPHRAADFPPCNVQIADPARPRVAVSAGPGHRRWEFMRLPGEFPDTFGTAENAWRLLGLFGVEPGTATLERHAVYTLTARNADRWRAGRVLLAGDAAHQMPPFAGQGMCSGLRDAEDMAWKLDRVLAGAARPEVLDSYEAERRPHTQASIDRSVALGRMICLTDPVAAAHRDNAMAVRPDADVARPAQPGVHAPEGGLYHRGDDGTPGPGAGLPVPPSVLGAAGHLGPDPVLLTADDPAALHGFGLPACAERWRLRLRRLRPGDAVDDLLRAWLESLGATAAVIRPDCRVYGLARNPAETEALLRELADRYAPSLEPRCRVSGSAGPRRAGTRTPTARPGAPSTR, encoded by the coding sequence TTGAACGCTGCGCCGCCCCCGGCCTCGCAAGAGGCCCCCGCCGATGTGCTCGTCGTCGGGTTCGGCCCGGTCGGCCAGGTGTTGTCGATCCTGCTCGCCCAGCGCGGATGGCAGGTCACGGTCGTCGAACGATGGCCCCGGCCGTACCCGATGCCCCGAGCCGTCGCCTTCGACGCCGACGCCGCCCGCATCCTCGACGCAGCGGGGGTGGGCCCCCACCTGAGCACGTTCGGGGAGCCCTCCGAGGACTACGTGGTCGTCGATGCCGCGGGCCGCACCCTGCTCCGTATCGGGCTGGGCCACGACCCCGCACACCGCTGGCCCGCCTCCACCTCCATGTACCAGCCGGGCCTGGAGGAGGCATTGGAGCGGCGCGCCCAGCGGATCCCGAACCTGCGGCTGCTGCGCGGCCATGAGGCGGTCCGGCTGGCCGCCCGGGACACCGGTGCGGACCTCACGGTGCGCCGTGCGGCCGGCGGCCCGGAGCGGGTGCTGCGGGCACGCTGGGTCGTCGGGTGCGACGGTGCCAACAGCATGGTGCGCGAGGCGATGGGGGCCGAGCTGAGCGACGGGGACTTCGCGCTGGACTGGATGGCCTGCGATGTGACACCGCACCGCGCGGCTGACTTCCCGCCGTGCAATGTGCAGATCGCCGACCCCGCGCGCCCCCGGGTGGCGGTCTCGGCCGGGCCGGGGCACCGCCGCTGGGAGTTCATGCGGCTACCGGGCGAGTTCCCCGACACGTTCGGTACCGCCGAGAACGCCTGGCGGCTGCTCGGGCTGTTCGGTGTCGAACCGGGCACCGCCACGCTGGAACGCCACGCCGTCTACACCCTCACCGCCCGTAACGCGGACCGCTGGCGGGCCGGGCGGGTGCTGCTCGCCGGGGACGCCGCCCACCAGATGCCGCCGTTCGCCGGACAGGGCATGTGCTCCGGCCTACGCGACGCCGAAGACATGGCGTGGAAGCTGGACCGGGTGCTGGCCGGTGCCGCGCGTCCGGAGGTGCTGGACAGTTACGAGGCCGAGCGCCGCCCACACACCCAGGCCAGCATCGACCGGTCGGTGGCGCTCGGCCGGATGATCTGCCTGACCGATCCGGTCGCCGCAGCACACCGCGACAACGCGATGGCGGTCCGGCCGGACGCAGACGTCGCCCGCCCGGCACAGCCCGGCGTCCACGCCCCGGAAGGGGGCCTGTACCACCGCGGGGACGACGGCACGCCGGGCCCCGGTGCCGGGCTGCCGGTGCCGCCGTCGGTGCTCGGGGCCGCCGGGCACCTTGGCCCGGACCCGGTACTGCTGACGGCTGACGATCCCGCCGCGCTGCACGGCTTCGGCCTGCCCGCGTGCGCGGAGCGCTGGCGACTGCGGCTGCGCCGGCTGCGGCCCGGGGACGCCGTCGACGACCTGCTGCGGGCCTGGCTGGAGTCGCTCGGCGCGACGGCGGCCGTCATCCGCCCGGACTGCCGGGTCTACGGCCTCGCCCGGAACCCGGCGGAGACCGAGGCCCTGCTGCGGGAGCTGGCCGACCGCTACGCGCCGTCCCTGGAGCCGCGGTGCCGGGTCAGTGGAAGCGCTGGCCCTCGTCGCGCCGGTACGCGTACACCGACAGCACGGCCAGGAGCACCGTCCACACGATGA
- a CDS encoding ABC transporter permease translates to MAISTPETASSSDEAPAGLLPGAAEPDQGMRAALRTQVRMTLMHARYQLLRTMRIPIALVGTAFFPSASMLFFVVPAAGDDPVGATYATAAMVVFTTMISNLFGHGIGVAEERQHPWDLYTRTLPSGPGAKFAGRLLSGLLTMLLSMIPLLVIAAVATEATTTLLGFLTGLVVVVLVSIPFTLMGLAIGYLLPIRAALTVVQLTFFPLAFAGGLFSGAGQAPGFIETIAPFTPTRGAAELMWAAVGDYHLNPVAAVSFIVWTVLLAVLSVYAYRRDEGQRFH, encoded by the coding sequence GTGGCGATAAGCACGCCGGAGACGGCAAGCAGTTCCGATGAGGCGCCCGCCGGCCTGCTGCCCGGCGCGGCGGAACCGGACCAGGGGATGCGCGCGGCCCTGCGCACCCAGGTCCGAATGACCCTGATGCACGCGCGCTACCAGTTGCTGCGGACCATGCGCATCCCGATCGCGCTGGTGGGCACGGCGTTCTTCCCGAGCGCGTCGATGCTGTTCTTCGTCGTCCCGGCCGCCGGCGACGACCCCGTGGGCGCGACCTACGCGACGGCGGCGATGGTGGTCTTCACGACCATGATCAGCAACCTTTTCGGGCACGGCATCGGTGTGGCGGAGGAGCGCCAGCACCCGTGGGACCTCTACACCCGCACCCTGCCCAGCGGGCCGGGTGCGAAGTTCGCGGGGCGGCTGCTGTCCGGGCTGCTCACGATGCTGCTGTCGATGATCCCGCTGCTGGTCATCGCCGCCGTGGCGACGGAGGCCACCACCACGCTCCTGGGCTTTCTGACCGGCCTGGTCGTGGTGGTGCTTGTGTCGATCCCGTTCACCCTGATGGGGTTGGCGATCGGCTATCTGCTGCCGATCCGGGCGGCGTTGACGGTTGTCCAGCTGACGTTCTTCCCGCTCGCCTTCGCCGGTGGACTGTTCTCCGGGGCAGGCCAGGCGCCCGGGTTCATCGAGACGATCGCGCCCTTCACCCCGACTCGGGGCGCCGCCGAGCTGATGTGGGCGGCCGTGGGCGACTACCACTTGAACCCGGTCGCGGCCGTCTCCTTCATCGTGTGGACGGTGCTCCTGGCCGTGCTGTCGGTGTACGCGTACCGGCGCGACGAGGGCCAGCGCTTCCACTGA
- a CDS encoding ABC transporter ATP-binding protein — protein sequence MARTLLTAADPPAAPFVDAPPVPVRTVGMSRSYDGKTALHPIDLEVRAGELVGLLGPNGAGKSTLLSLLVGLRRPSSGHCELFGGDPRRPVHRRLIGVTPQETGLPPTLRVGEVADFAAAHYENPVPRGELLDRFGLLDKERRQTGGLSGGEKRRLAVALAFVGRPRMVFLDEPTTGLDVETRRTLWEVIRAFHSEGGTVLLTSHYLEEIEHLANRVVVLTRGRVAADDTVDALRGLVHAQRVSLLADEVPPLPGILSSERVDGRVHLLTPDADALVRDLVNSRAPFSGLEVRSATLEEAFLTLADETGADDTPAGAPAATTQWGSGPWR from the coding sequence ATGGCACGAACCCTGCTCACCGCAGCGGACCCTCCGGCCGCACCGTTCGTCGACGCACCGCCGGTGCCCGTCCGGACCGTGGGGATGTCCCGGTCCTACGACGGCAAGACCGCGCTGCACCCGATCGACCTGGAGGTCCGCGCCGGCGAACTGGTCGGCCTGCTGGGGCCCAACGGCGCGGGCAAGTCCACGCTGCTCAGCCTGCTCGTCGGGCTGCGGCGGCCGTCCTCGGGCCACTGCGAGCTGTTCGGCGGCGACCCGCGCAGGCCCGTGCACCGCAGGCTCATCGGGGTGACCCCGCAGGAGACCGGGCTGCCGCCCACACTCCGGGTCGGTGAGGTGGCCGACTTCGCCGCCGCCCACTACGAGAACCCGGTCCCCCGGGGCGAACTCCTGGACCGCTTCGGCCTGCTGGACAAGGAGCGCCGCCAGACCGGCGGGCTCTCCGGCGGCGAGAAGCGCCGCCTGGCAGTGGCCCTGGCCTTCGTGGGGCGGCCCCGCATGGTGTTCCTCGACGAACCCACCACCGGCCTCGACGTGGAGACCCGCCGCACCCTGTGGGAGGTGATCCGCGCCTTCCACAGCGAGGGCGGCACCGTGCTGCTGACCAGCCACTATCTGGAGGAGATCGAGCACTTGGCCAACCGTGTGGTGGTGCTCACCCGAGGCCGGGTCGCCGCCGACGACACGGTGGACGCGCTACGCGGGCTGGTGCACGCCCAGCGTGTCAGCCTGCTGGCCGACGAGGTGCCCCCGCTGCCCGGCATCCTCAGCTCCGAACGCGTCGACGGCCGAGTGCATCTGCTGACCCCCGACGCCGACGCGCTGGTGCGCGATCTGGTCAACAGCCGGGCGCCGTTCTCCGGACTGGAAGTCCGCTCGGCGACGCTGGAAGAGGCGTTCCTCACCCTCGCGGACGAGACCGGGGCCGACGACACCCCGGCCGGCGCGCCCGCGGCGACGACACAGTGGGGAAGCGGCCCGTGGCGATAA
- a CDS encoding thiopeptide-type bacteriocin biosynthesis protein: MQSPTTGSTASRTARWLTPEAPASRELGPAARWRSWHLHLGSMARSAHDRVITEVIGPAVDLFPDRPWFFIRYWQHGPHLRLRLAGLTASETARTERLLQDRLGRAARLQEGEEPIDQDAYLRHARQLSVLEEPHRGARLAGPRDPGVYQDAYVPETERYGGPALMPATERLFQLSSELVRAFLPRLPDSRSRSAMALRAAMSAGTALGGPTDQAMFYARGLDALRQMVGAGFRLSTEQLDRLCGSGAGPGKRPATAPPAVDPAQHGPFGSWHTLLCDLADRARTEGTAEHPGEVFFSHVHMLHNRLGLTMAEELQTYARLVHLFPLAEPGTADAVPQPAPKEH, from the coding sequence GTGCAGTCCCCCACCACCGGGAGCACGGCGTCCCGGACAGCACGCTGGCTGACCCCCGAGGCACCGGCCTCCCGTGAACTGGGCCCCGCGGCCCGGTGGCGTTCCTGGCACCTTCATCTCGGCTCCATGGCGCGGTCCGCGCACGACAGGGTGATCACCGAGGTGATCGGCCCCGCGGTGGATCTGTTCCCCGACCGCCCCTGGTTTTTCATCCGCTACTGGCAGCACGGGCCGCACCTGCGGCTGCGGCTCGCAGGGCTGACCGCCTCCGAGACGGCGCGCACCGAACGGCTGCTCCAGGACCGGCTCGGCCGCGCGGCCCGGCTCCAGGAGGGCGAGGAGCCCATCGACCAGGACGCGTATCTGAGGCACGCCCGGCAGCTGTCCGTGCTGGAGGAACCGCACCGCGGCGCCCGGCTGGCCGGCCCCCGGGACCCGGGCGTGTACCAGGACGCCTATGTGCCGGAGACGGAACGGTACGGCGGTCCCGCCCTGATGCCCGCCACCGAGCGGCTGTTCCAGCTCTCCAGCGAACTGGTACGCGCCTTCCTACCCCGGCTGCCCGACTCGCGGTCGCGTTCGGCGATGGCACTGCGGGCGGCCATGTCCGCCGGTACGGCGCTGGGCGGCCCGACCGACCAGGCCATGTTCTACGCGCGCGGACTGGACGCGCTTCGGCAGATGGTGGGGGCCGGATTCCGGCTCTCCACCGAGCAGTTGGACCGGCTGTGCGGATCCGGCGCGGGCCCCGGAAAGCGCCCCGCCACCGCACCGCCCGCCGTGGACCCGGCCCAGCACGGCCCGTTCGGGTCCTGGCACACCCTGCTCTGCGACCTGGCCGACCGGGCCCGTACGGAAGGCACCGCCGAACACCCCGGGGAGGTCTTCTTCTCCCACGTCCACATGCTGCACAACCGGCTCGGGCTGACCATGGCCGAGGAACTGCAGACCTATGCCCGGCTGGTCCACCTCTTCCCGCTCGCGGAGCCCGGCACCGCCGACGCCGTTCCGCAGCCGGCACCCAAGGAGCACTGA